Proteins co-encoded in one Chrysemys picta bellii isolate R12L10 chromosome 13, ASM1138683v2, whole genome shotgun sequence genomic window:
- the LOC135975514 gene encoding olfactory receptor 14A16-like: MSNRTTVTEFLLLGFSDVRELQILHFVVFLVIYLAALMGNLLIVIVVTFDHHLHTPMYFFLMNLSILDIGSISVPVPKSMANSLMNTRSISYSGCVTQVFFFIFFAVTEYSILTVMAYDRYVAICQPLHYERMMNRRACVQMAASAWISVFVYTAVQTGNTFALSFCGGNMVDQFFCEIPQLLKLACSDSYLHETAVIVFSVCLAFSCFVFIVVSYVQIFTTVLRIPSEQGRHKALSTCLPHLTVVSLFFFTIVFAYLKPTSSSTSGLDLMVPVLYSVVPPMMNPIIYSMRNKEIKAGLRKLMAGRLFTKNELSIFHL; this comes from the coding sequence atgtccaaccgaaccaccgtgactgagttccttctcctgggattctctgacgttcgggagctgcagattttgcactttgtggtgtttctggtGATTTACCTGGCAGCCTTGATGGGGAATCTTCTCATAGTCATAGTTGTTACCTttgaccaccaccttcacaccccaatgtacttcttcctgatgaatttgTCCATTCTAGACATCGGCTCCATTTCTGTGCcagtccccaaatccatggccaactccctcatgaacaccaggtcAATTTCTTATTCTGGATGTGTCACACAAGTCTTTTTCTTTATATTCTTTGCTGTAACCGAGTACTCCATACTTACCGTCATGGCATACGACCGAtacgtcgccatctgccaaccactgcactatgagagaatgatgaacaggagagcttgtgtccaaatggcagccagtgcttGGATAAGTgtttttgtctacactgcagtgcaaACCGGGAACACGTTTGCACTatccttctgtggaggcaacatggtggatcagtttttctgtgaaatcccccagctcctcaaactCGCCTGCTCTGACTCATACCTCCATGAAACGGCGGTTATTGTCTTTAGTGTTTGCTTAGCCttcagctgctttgtttttatagtTGTGtcgtatgttcagatcttcaccacagtgctgagaatcccctctgagcagggccggcataaagctctctccacctgcctccctcacctcactgtggtctccttgttcTTTTTCACTATAGtctttgcctacctgaaaccTACCTCCAGCTCAACATCAGGACTAGATCTCATGGTGCCTGTTCTCTATTCTGTGGTGCCTCCAATGATGAATCCAAtaatctacagcatgaggaacaaggagatcaaagctggCCTGAGGAAACTCATGGCGGGGAGGTTATTCACCAAAAATGAACTGTCCATCTTTCATCTTTGA
- the LOC135975513 gene encoding olfactory receptor 4D2-like, with translation MEKKNLSNPVTEFVLLGLTQSPELQQFLYVAFFIIYMNTWLGNFIIITTVISDHRLHTPMYFLLANLAFLDLSDSSVNTPKLLSGLLSQHKTISFYECILQMFFFHFIAGAMGFCLVGLAIDRYVAIYKPLRYLTIMNQRVCVGIMVLAWLGGLAHSAVQIGLLLQLPFCGPNVLDNFYCDVPQVIKLACTDTQLAELQMIFNNGAPIIIVFIILLVSYTAILVKIRTHITDGKQKALSTCGAQIIVVCLQIIPSIFIYARLFKNFTLNKVISVIYTAITPMLNPMIYTLRNAEMKKAIRRLMSRMLCSGKEINYVSIFQCPFVLKTRAGATIEEK, from the coding sequence ATGGAGAAGAAGAATCTCAGCAACCCAGTGACAGAATTTGTCCTCTTGGGCCTCACCCAGAGTCCTGAGCTGCAGCAATTCCTTTATGTGGCTTTCTTCATAATCTACATGAACACCTGGCTGGGAaacttcatcatcatcaccactgtGATCAGTGACCACcggctccacacccccatgtacttcctgCTGGCCAACTTGGCTTTCCTAGACCTCAGCGACTCATCAGTCAATACTCCAAAATTGCTATCAGGTCTCCTCTCACAGCATAAAACCATTTCATTCTATGAGTGCATTCTCCAGATGTTTTTCTTCCACTTCATTGCTGGTGCTATGGGGTTTTGTCTTGTGGGGTTGGCAATTGATCGGTATGTGGCCATCTATAAACCACTGCGGTACTTGACTATCATGAACCAGCGTGTGTGcgtggggataatggtactggcATGGCTGGGTGGATTGGCCCACTCTGCTGTTCAGATTGGACTGCTCCTCCAGTTACCGTTCTGTGGGCCGAACGTCCTGGACAATTTTTACTGTGATGTCCCACAGGTCATCAAACTGGCCTGCACTGACACTCAGTTGGCTGAACTGCAGATGATCTTCAACAATGGAGCACCGATTATAATTGTATTCATCATTCTGCTTGTTTCTTACACCGCCATCTTAGTCAAGATCAGGACACACATCACGGATGGGAAGCAGAAAGCTCTGTCCACCTGTGGAGCCCAGATTATCGTGGTATGTTTACAAATCATACCCAGCATCTTCATCTATGCTCGGCTCTTCAAGAACTTCACCCTGAATAAGGTGATCTCAGTCATTTACACTGCAATCACCCCAATGCTGAACCCGATGATCTACACGCTGAGAAATGCCGAGATGAAGAAGGCCATCAGGAGGCTGATGAGCAGAATGCTGTGCTCAGGGAAAGAGATAAATTATGTCTCTATCTTTCAATGTCCTTTTGTGTTAAaaaccagggctggtgcaaccattgAGGAAAAGTAG